Proteins encoded in a region of the Streptomyces akebiae genome:
- a CDS encoding alpha/beta fold hydrolase: protein MPAVFVHGIPDTHHVWDDLFGHLTSTDVSAPALPGFGIPRPEGFTATKEEYVNWIIARLEEIGSPVDLVGHDWGSALTARVASLRPDLVRTWAGGDAAISPAFDWSPLSEIWQTPGLGEQWMAELDPSAFSTQLQGDGVPIRRADEIVSRMDDTMKDSMLRLVRSGVHTGAEWQPGLADITSPSLVFWGREDQYQPVEHAEALAKNVRATNLVLLDSGHWPHLQQPRELAAALTQHWESVPA from the coding sequence GTGCCTGCTGTATTCGTTCACGGCATTCCGGACACCCACCACGTCTGGGACGACCTCTTTGGCCACCTGACCAGCACCGATGTCAGTGCACCCGCGCTGCCCGGTTTCGGAATCCCCCGGCCGGAGGGATTCACCGCCACCAAGGAGGAGTACGTCAACTGGATCATCGCCCGGCTGGAGGAGATCGGCAGCCCGGTCGACCTCGTGGGCCATGACTGGGGCAGCGCCCTTACCGCGCGCGTCGCCTCGCTGCGTCCCGATCTGGTGCGGACCTGGGCCGGCGGAGACGCGGCGATCAGCCCCGCGTTCGACTGGAGTCCCCTCTCGGAGATCTGGCAGACCCCCGGGTTGGGAGAGCAGTGGATGGCCGAATTGGATCCGTCGGCGTTCAGCACGCAATTGCAGGGCGACGGTGTGCCCATCCGTCGCGCCGACGAGATCGTGAGCCGGATGGACGACACGATGAAGGACAGCATGCTTCGCCTGGTCCGCTCGGGAGTCCACACGGGGGCGGAGTGGCAACCCGGTCTGGCGGACATCACCAGCCCTTCCCTCGTGTTCTGGGGCCGAGAGGACCAGTACCAGCCGGTGGAACACGCCGAAGCTCTCGCGAAGAACGTCAGGGCCACGAACCTGGTCCTGCTGGACAGCGGTCACTGGCCGCACCTCCAGCAGCCGCGGGAACTCGCCGCCGCACTGACACAGCACTGGGAAAGCGTCCCGGCTTAG
- a CDS encoding crotonase/enoyl-CoA hydratase family protein, whose protein sequence is MVITRTTKEPSVALPVQSPERQEQPDQPDREAAAVLRREGPVAVITLNRPRAMNAVNAAMSVAVGNALRELDEDPELSVGVITGAGRAFCAGADLKELGAGRPVSAPGHPEWGFAGLVRHVVDKPLIAAANGFALGGGTEIVLACDLAVISEDAQLGLPEVKRGLVAAAGGLLRLHRQIPPKVAAHAALTGEPLDAATALRWGLVNEVVPADQVVARALQLARQIAANAPLAVRASKRIMRRSVEFGSDWDPAIWDMNEAEFGEVRRSEDAKEGPRAFAEKRPPRWQGK, encoded by the coding sequence ATGGTTATCACCCGCACGACGAAGGAGCCGAGCGTGGCCCTCCCCGTACAGTCCCCAGAGCGGCAGGAACAGCCGGACCAGCCGGATCGAGAGGCCGCCGCGGTCCTGCGCCGTGAAGGTCCGGTCGCCGTGATCACCCTGAACCGGCCCCGGGCGATGAACGCGGTCAACGCGGCGATGTCGGTGGCCGTCGGAAACGCGCTGCGGGAACTCGACGAGGACCCGGAGCTGAGTGTCGGTGTGATCACCGGGGCGGGGCGGGCCTTCTGTGCCGGCGCCGACCTGAAGGAGCTCGGGGCCGGCCGACCGGTCAGTGCGCCCGGGCACCCCGAATGGGGATTCGCCGGCCTGGTGCGCCACGTCGTGGACAAGCCGCTCATCGCGGCCGCCAACGGCTTCGCGCTCGGCGGCGGCACCGAGATCGTGTTGGCCTGCGATCTCGCGGTGATCAGCGAGGACGCGCAGCTCGGGCTGCCCGAGGTGAAGCGCGGGCTGGTCGCCGCCGCCGGCGGGCTGCTGCGGCTGCACCGGCAGATCCCGCCCAAGGTCGCCGCCCACGCCGCCCTGACCGGTGAGCCGCTGGACGCGGCCACCGCGCTGCGCTGGGGCCTGGTCAACGAGGTCGTGCCCGCGGACCAGGTAGTCGCCCGTGCTCTGCAACTGGCCCGGCAGATCGCGGCCAACGCGCCGCTGGCCGTCCGGGCGAGCAAACGGATCATGCGCCGCAGCGTCGAGTTCGGCTCCGACTGGGACCCGGCGATCTGGGACATGAACGAGGCCGAGTTCGGCGAGGTCCGCCGCAGCGAGGACGCCAAGGAAGGCCCGCGGGCCTTCGCCGAGAAGCGCCCGCCCCGGTGGCAGGGCAAGTGA
- a CDS encoding 3-hydroxyacyl-CoA dehydrogenase: MNLSGSAALVTGGASGLGLATAQRLAAAGARVVIADLPSSAGETVAKDLGDHVTFAPTDVTDPAQVTAALDLVVEAGPLRVVVNCAGIGDPGRTVGRDGPLALERFRRVVEINLVGTFNVIRLAAQRMQDTEPAAPHGEERGVIVNTASVAAFDGQIGQASYAASKGGIVGMTLPIARELAASLIRVVTIAPGLFATPILNGLPDEARRSLGAQVPHPSRLGDPDEYAALVEHIVANPMLNGEVIRLDGAIRMAPR; encoded by the coding sequence ATGAATCTCTCAGGCAGCGCCGCCCTCGTCACCGGTGGAGCCTCCGGGCTCGGGCTGGCCACCGCGCAGCGCCTGGCGGCGGCCGGTGCCCGGGTCGTCATCGCCGACCTCCCCTCCTCGGCGGGCGAGACCGTCGCCAAGGACCTCGGCGACCATGTCACCTTCGCGCCCACCGACGTCACCGACCCGGCGCAGGTGACGGCCGCGCTCGACCTCGTCGTGGAGGCGGGGCCGCTGCGGGTGGTCGTCAACTGCGCGGGCATCGGCGACCCGGGCCGCACCGTCGGCAGGGACGGGCCGCTGGCACTGGAGCGCTTCCGCCGGGTCGTGGAGATCAACCTGGTCGGAACGTTCAACGTGATCCGGCTCGCCGCGCAGCGGATGCAGGACACCGAGCCGGCCGCACCACACGGCGAGGAACGCGGCGTCATCGTCAACACCGCCTCCGTGGCGGCCTTCGACGGACAGATCGGACAGGCGTCCTACGCGGCCTCCAAGGGCGGCATCGTCGGCATGACCCTGCCGATCGCGCGGGAACTGGCGGCCAGCCTGATCCGCGTGGTCACCATCGCCCCGGGTCTGTTCGCCACCCCGATCCTGAACGGGCTGCCGGATGAGGCGCGTCGCTCGCTCGGCGCCCAGGTGCCCCACCCCAGCCGACTCGGCGATCCCGACGAGTACGCCGCACTGGTCGAGCACATCGTCGCCAACCCGATGCTCAACGGCGAGGTCATCCGCCTCGACGGCGCGATCCGGATGGCACCACGCTGA
- a CDS encoding phosphotransferase family protein, whose translation MTATDITTPAGSPIGLDVPALRKWVGELVPEFDGAVHARLLQGGRSNLTYEIQAGPHHWVLRRPPLGTLTPSAHDMAREYRVVAALHGTGVPVAAPVGLCEDRSVIGAPFAVVEFVDGTVVRSAQDAALISAAERWRCALSLVDQLAALHEVDPGAVGLTEFGRPEGYLARQLKRWRSQWDLVATRETPLVDRLFTALVDRLPPAGPSGIVHGDYRLDNTILDRADPELVRAIVDWEMATLGDPLADLGMLLVYWDPVSEPVLGVRHILHGNPGFPSADELAEHYAHRTGEDLSHLPFYRALGYFKLAVIAEGIHARHLAGQTVGDGFHTIGDAVLPLLRAGSAALTGQETA comes from the coding sequence ATGACCGCGACGGACATCACCACGCCCGCCGGGTCACCGATCGGCCTGGACGTCCCGGCCCTGCGGAAGTGGGTCGGCGAGCTCGTCCCCGAGTTCGACGGGGCCGTGCACGCCCGCCTCCTCCAGGGCGGCCGATCGAACCTGACGTACGAGATCCAGGCGGGCCCGCACCACTGGGTGCTGCGTCGCCCGCCGCTGGGCACCCTGACGCCCAGCGCCCACGACATGGCACGCGAGTACCGTGTCGTCGCCGCCCTGCACGGCACCGGCGTACCCGTGGCGGCGCCGGTCGGCCTCTGCGAGGACCGCTCGGTCATCGGAGCCCCGTTCGCGGTGGTGGAGTTCGTCGACGGGACGGTCGTCCGCAGCGCCCAGGACGCCGCGCTGATCAGCGCCGCCGAGCGATGGCGGTGTGCGCTGTCCCTGGTGGACCAGCTGGCAGCGCTCCACGAGGTGGACCCCGGGGCGGTGGGGCTGACGGAATTCGGCCGCCCCGAGGGCTATCTGGCGCGACAGCTGAAGCGCTGGCGCAGCCAGTGGGACCTGGTCGCAACGAGAGAGACACCTCTCGTGGACCGGCTGTTCACGGCTCTGGTCGACCGGTTGCCTCCGGCAGGCCCGAGCGGCATCGTGCATGGCGACTACCGCCTGGACAACACCATCCTCGACCGCGCCGACCCGGAGCTCGTCCGCGCGATCGTGGACTGGGAGATGGCCACTCTCGGCGACCCGCTCGCTGACCTGGGCATGTTGCTCGTCTACTGGGATCCCGTCAGCGAACCGGTGCTCGGTGTGCGGCACATCCTGCACGGCAACCCCGGCTTCCCCAGCGCCGACGAACTCGCCGAGCACTACGCCCACCGGACCGGCGAGGACCTGAGCCATCTGCCCTTCTACCGGGCGCTCGGCTACTTCAAACTCGCGGTGATCGCGGAAGGCATCCACGCCCGCCACCTCGCCGGCCAGACCGTCGGCGACGGCTTCCACACCATCGGCGACGCCGTACTGCCCCTGCTGCGGGCGGGGTCCGCCGCACTGACCGGACAGGAAACGGCATGA
- a CDS encoding winged helix-turn-helix transcriptional regulator: protein MALGKDYATQECSIAGALEIVGERWTLLIVRDALYGIRRYNDFLVHLGIPRAVLATRLQMLTDEGILEKRRYQESPPRDEYVLTDRGTTLWPTVRTLDLWGRKHTGGTALRLFQHAECRTELGVYGECPKCATVVPVVDVLMVPGPGLDPDPAAPISRALLRPKRLLEPVMVDQA from the coding sequence ATGGCACTGGGCAAGGACTACGCGACGCAGGAATGCTCGATCGCCGGCGCGCTGGAGATCGTCGGCGAGCGATGGACCCTGCTGATCGTCCGCGACGCCCTTTACGGCATCCGGCGCTACAACGACTTCCTCGTCCACCTCGGCATTCCGCGCGCGGTCCTGGCCACCCGCCTCCAGATGCTCACCGACGAGGGCATCCTGGAGAAGCGCCGGTACCAGGAGTCCCCGCCGCGCGACGAGTACGTCCTCACCGATCGCGGCACCACCCTGTGGCCCACCGTTCGCACCCTCGACCTCTGGGGCCGCAAGCACACCGGCGGGACCGCGCTGCGCCTCTTCCAGCACGCCGAGTGCCGCACCGAACTCGGCGTCTACGGTGAGTGCCCCAAGTGCGCGACCGTCGTACCGGTCGTGGATGTCCTCATGGTCCCGGGCCCAGGCCTCGACCCCGACCCCGCGGCCCCGATCAGCCGGGCCCTGCTCCGGCCGAAGAGGCTCTTGGAGCCCGTCATGGTCGATCAGGCGTAA
- a CDS encoding thiolase family protein: MQSAVIVDVVRTPSGKGKPGGALSGTHPVELLATVLSALLRRNDLDPALVDDVIAGCVGQNGEQALNIARNSVLAAGLPETVPATTVDRQCGSSQQAAHFAAQGVLAGAYDIAIACGVESMSRVPMFSAVQGRDPYAPLAARYPDGLVQQGVSAELIAARWKIGRQELDAFAARSHRLAAATAASGGFDGEIVPVGGHETDETVRPATTQEALAGLKPAFLDDAMGRRFPEIDWRVTAGNSSPFTDGASAALIMSEDRAAALGLRPRARFHSFTVTGSDPLLMLTGVIPATVRVLERAGLSIDDIDAFEVNEAFAAVPLVWQRETGADPDRVNPRGGAIALGHPLGASGTRLLTTLVNHLEATGGRYGLQTMCEGGGMANATIIERL, from the coding sequence GTGCAGTCAGCGGTGATCGTCGATGTCGTACGTACTCCCTCCGGCAAGGGCAAGCCGGGCGGCGCCCTGTCCGGGACGCACCCGGTGGAGCTGCTGGCCACGGTGCTGAGCGCGCTGCTGCGCCGCAATGACCTCGACCCGGCTCTGGTGGACGACGTGATCGCCGGGTGCGTCGGGCAGAACGGTGAGCAGGCGCTCAACATCGCGCGCAACTCGGTGCTGGCCGCCGGACTTCCCGAGACGGTGCCGGCCACGACCGTCGACCGGCAGTGCGGCTCCAGCCAGCAGGCCGCGCACTTCGCGGCGCAGGGCGTGCTGGCGGGCGCGTACGACATCGCGATCGCCTGCGGCGTCGAGTCGATGAGCCGGGTGCCGATGTTCTCCGCCGTCCAGGGCCGCGACCCGTACGCCCCGCTCGCCGCGCGTTATCCCGACGGCCTGGTCCAGCAGGGCGTTTCGGCGGAGCTCATCGCCGCTCGCTGGAAGATCGGCAGGCAGGAGCTCGACGCCTTCGCCGCGCGCTCCCACCGGCTCGCCGCAGCGACCGCCGCGTCGGGCGGCTTCGACGGCGAGATCGTCCCGGTCGGCGGCCATGAGACGGACGAGACGGTCCGGCCGGCCACCACCCAAGAGGCCCTGGCCGGTCTGAAGCCGGCGTTCCTCGACGACGCCATGGGCAGGCGCTTTCCCGAGATCGACTGGCGCGTCACCGCGGGCAATTCCTCCCCGTTCACCGACGGCGCCTCCGCCGCGCTCATCATGAGCGAGGACAGGGCCGCCGCCCTGGGGTTGCGCCCCCGCGCGCGGTTCCACTCCTTCACGGTCACTGGCAGCGACCCGCTGCTGATGCTCACCGGCGTGATCCCGGCCACCGTCCGCGTGCTGGAGCGGGCGGGCCTGTCCATCGACGACATCGACGCCTTCGAGGTCAACGAGGCCTTCGCCGCGGTACCGCTGGTCTGGCAGCGGGAAACCGGAGCCGATCCGGACCGGGTGAACCCGCGCGGCGGCGCCATCGCTCTCGGCCACCCCCTCGGAGCCTCCGGCACCCGGCTGCTGACCACCCTGGTCAACCACCTGGAAGCCACCGGCGGCCGTTACGGCCTGCAGACCATGTGCGAGGGCGGGGGCATGGCCAACGCCACGATCATCGAGCGGCTCTGA
- a CDS encoding acyl-CoA dehydrogenase family protein, with protein sequence MPIPIDTDPSVTELAERTRQLVRDVVIPVETETGGRVHDGPEKVRRRLQDAAREAGLLAPHVGREWGGLGLNTLGQAVVFEEAGYSLLGPLALNIAAPDEGNMHLLEKVATQEQKRRYLAPLAAGDIRSCFAMTEPAPGAGSDPSALTTTATPVPGGWRIDGRKWFISGARGAGFAICMARTSGAPGDRGGATMFLVDTDRPGMTIERDIDTLDEGLFAGHSEIVFDGCVVGDDQVLGEVDRGFEYAQVRLAPARLTHCMRWLGLARRAQDIALERASTREAFGSRLAELGMVQQQLADSEIDIAASRALIHDTARVLDSGARGAQESAIAKTFVAEAVGRVVDRSVQICGALGISSDVPLSRFLREVRAFRIYDGPSETHRWAIARRAVSRHARRREETAT encoded by the coding sequence ATCCCCATCCCCATCGACACCGATCCCTCAGTCACCGAACTCGCCGAACGCACACGGCAGTTGGTGCGTGACGTCGTGATCCCCGTGGAGACCGAGACCGGCGGCCGGGTCCACGACGGCCCCGAGAAGGTACGGCGCCGACTGCAGGACGCCGCCCGCGAAGCGGGCCTGCTCGCCCCGCACGTCGGCAGGGAGTGGGGCGGGCTCGGCCTGAACACCCTCGGCCAGGCCGTGGTCTTCGAGGAGGCGGGCTACTCCCTGCTCGGTCCGCTCGCCCTGAACATCGCGGCTCCGGACGAGGGCAACATGCACCTCCTGGAGAAGGTCGCCACCCAGGAGCAGAAGCGGCGCTATCTGGCCCCGCTGGCCGCCGGCGACATCCGGTCCTGCTTCGCGATGACCGAGCCGGCCCCGGGCGCGGGCTCGGACCCCAGCGCGTTGACCACCACGGCCACGCCGGTGCCCGGAGGTTGGCGCATCGACGGCCGCAAGTGGTTCATCAGCGGTGCGCGCGGTGCCGGGTTCGCCATCTGCATGGCCCGGACCAGCGGTGCGCCGGGCGACCGGGGCGGGGCGACCATGTTCCTGGTCGACACCGACCGGCCCGGCATGACCATCGAGCGCGACATCGACACCCTCGACGAGGGCCTGTTCGCGGGCCACAGCGAGATCGTCTTCGACGGCTGTGTCGTCGGCGACGACCAGGTCCTCGGTGAGGTCGACAGGGGGTTCGAGTACGCGCAGGTGCGGCTGGCGCCGGCCCGGCTGACGCACTGCATGCGCTGGCTCGGCCTGGCCAGGCGCGCGCAGGACATCGCGCTGGAGCGGGCGAGCACCCGCGAGGCCTTCGGCTCGCGCCTCGCCGAACTCGGCATGGTCCAGCAGCAACTGGCCGACTCCGAGATCGACATCGCGGCCAGTCGCGCGCTCATCCACGACACGGCCCGGGTCCTGGACAGCGGGGCACGCGGCGCCCAGGAGTCCGCCATCGCCAAGACGTTCGTGGCCGAGGCGGTGGGCCGCGTCGTGGACCGTTCCGTGCAGATCTGCGGTGCCCTGGGGATCTCCTCCGACGTCCCGCTGTCCCGCTTCCTGCGCGAGGTCAGGGCCTTCCGCATCTACGACGGCCCCTCCGAGACCCACCGCTGGGCCATCGCGCGACGCGCCGTCAGTCGCCATGCGCGCCGCCGTGAGGAGACCGCGACATGA
- a CDS encoding aldehyde dehydrogenase — MPSETRLHYRREHLFIGGDWRPSTAPGTRTVISPVTEQPVGEAPDTAPADVDAAVAAARQALTASPWALWDGETRAAALDRFADALERRAEETARVVTAEMGMPISVSGPVEGTGPARTLRYFAQLARATPQEERRPAFPGPGTTVVRREPVGVVAPVVPWNFPQSLTMFKVAPALAAGCAVVVKPAPETVLDAFQLADAAQEAGIPDGVVNVVTGGRETGAYLVAHPGVDKVAFTGSTEAGRAIGEVCGRLLRPATLELGGKSAAIVLDDADLGQAVRGLAWACLLNSGQTCYTSSRILAPRSRYTEVVDAVADLAASLRVGDPSDPATRVGPLASARQRAGVESYIDAGLAGGARVVTGGGRPAGLERGWFVEPTVFADVDNSAVVAREEIFGPVLVVIPYDDVDQAVAIADDSPYGLAGTVWTSDEDKGLEIARRMRTGTVGVNFYNIDLGAPFGGVKASGLGRELGPEGLAAYVEHKSVYLRS; from the coding sequence ATGCCATCGGAAACCAGGCTCCACTACCGTCGCGAACACCTCTTCATCGGAGGCGACTGGCGGCCGAGTACCGCACCCGGCACCCGCACCGTGATCTCACCCGTCACCGAGCAGCCCGTGGGCGAGGCGCCCGACACCGCTCCCGCCGACGTCGACGCCGCCGTTGCCGCGGCCCGGCAGGCGCTGACCGCGTCGCCGTGGGCGTTGTGGGACGGGGAGACCAGGGCGGCGGCCCTCGACCGCTTCGCCGACGCGCTGGAACGGCGGGCCGAGGAGACCGCGCGTGTCGTCACCGCCGAGATGGGCATGCCGATCTCGGTGTCCGGCCCGGTCGAGGGGACCGGCCCCGCCCGGACTCTGCGGTACTTCGCCCAACTGGCCCGCGCCACCCCGCAGGAGGAGCGCCGCCCCGCGTTCCCCGGCCCCGGAACCACCGTGGTGCGCCGCGAGCCGGTCGGTGTGGTCGCCCCCGTCGTCCCGTGGAACTTCCCCCAGTCGCTCACGATGTTCAAGGTCGCGCCGGCACTCGCGGCCGGCTGTGCCGTCGTCGTCAAGCCGGCGCCCGAGACCGTGCTGGACGCCTTCCAGCTCGCCGACGCCGCACAGGAGGCCGGGATCCCGGACGGGGTCGTCAACGTCGTCACCGGCGGCCGCGAGACCGGTGCGTACCTGGTCGCTCACCCCGGCGTCGACAAGGTGGCCTTCACGGGGTCCACCGAGGCCGGACGGGCCATCGGCGAGGTGTGCGGGCGGCTGCTGCGGCCCGCCACGCTCGAACTCGGCGGCAAGAGCGCGGCCATCGTGCTGGACGACGCCGACCTCGGTCAGGCGGTACGCGGACTCGCGTGGGCCTGCCTGCTCAACAGCGGACAGACCTGCTACACCAGCTCCCGTATCCTCGCGCCCCGCAGCCGCTACACCGAGGTCGTCGACGCCGTCGCGGACCTCGCGGCCTCCCTGCGGGTGGGAGACCCGTCCGACCCGGCCACCCGAGTGGGCCCTCTCGCCTCGGCCCGACAGCGGGCCGGCGTCGAGTCCTACATCGACGCCGGCCTGGCCGGCGGGGCGAGGGTGGTCACCGGTGGTGGCCGTCCCGCGGGCCTGGAGCGGGGCTGGTTCGTCGAGCCGACGGTCTTCGCGGACGTGGACAACTCCGCCGTCGTCGCCCGTGAGGAGATCTTCGGCCCGGTCCTGGTGGTGATTCCGTACGACGACGTCGACCAGGCCGTGGCGATCGCCGACGACTCCCCGTACGGCCTGGCCGGTACCGTCTGGACCTCCGACGAGGACAAGGGTCTGGAGATCGCCCGCAGGATGCGCACCGGCACGGTCGGGGTGAACTTCTACAACATCGATCTCGGCGCACCCTTCGGGGGCGTCAAGGCCAGCGGGCTGGGGCGTGAGCTGGGCCCCGAGGGGCTGGCGGCGTACGTCGAGCACAAGTCCGTCTATCTGCGCAGCTGA
- a CDS encoding SDR family NAD(P)-dependent oxidoreductase: MTRTALITGASRGIGAAIARRLAADGWDLSLAARSPGPLRALADELHARYGVRVHTAPGDMAEEADVRDVARQHLTAYDGRLDALVLSAGMGQTGAIADFPLARLDKQYAVNLRAPFQLVQECLPALRATASPARDGTGVHRGSRVVAIASITGVAAEPSLAAYAATKAALLSLCESVNVEESEAGVSACAVAPGYVDTDMTSWMHERLAPEDMITAEDVAEMVSSVVGLSRTAVVPSIVITRPGRRLWRA; the protein is encoded by the coding sequence ATGACCCGCACCGCGCTCATCACAGGAGCCTCCCGTGGCATCGGCGCGGCCATCGCGCGCCGCCTCGCCGCCGACGGCTGGGACCTGAGCCTCGCCGCCCGCTCCCCCGGGCCCCTGCGCGCGCTGGCCGACGAACTGCACGCCCGGTACGGAGTGCGCGTGCACACGGCGCCGGGTGACATGGCCGAGGAGGCCGACGTCCGCGACGTGGCGCGGCAGCACCTCACGGCGTACGACGGCCGGCTGGACGCGCTCGTGCTCAGCGCGGGGATGGGACAGACGGGCGCGATCGCCGATTTTCCCCTGGCCCGGCTGGACAAGCAGTACGCCGTGAACCTGCGTGCCCCGTTCCAGCTGGTCCAGGAATGCCTGCCCGCGCTGCGCGCCACGGCCTCCCCGGCCCGGGACGGCACCGGCGTACACCGCGGCAGCAGGGTGGTGGCCATCGCCTCCATCACCGGCGTCGCAGCCGAGCCGTCGCTGGCGGCATACGCGGCGACCAAGGCGGCCCTGCTGTCCCTGTGCGAGTCGGTCAACGTGGAGGAGTCCGAGGCCGGCGTCTCGGCCTGCGCGGTGGCTCCCGGATACGTCGACACCGATATGACCTCATGGATGCACGAACGGCTGGCCCCGGAGGACATGATCACGGCGGAGGACGTCGCGGAGATGGTCTCGTCCGTTGTCGGACTGTCCCGTACGGCCGTGGTCCCCAGCATCGTGATCACCAGGCCGGGCCGTCGTCTCTGGCGGGCCTGA
- a CDS encoding NAD(P)-dependent alcohol dehydrogenase, with protein MRMQAAVLRASDGPFLVEEVDIADPGPGQVLVRIAAVGFCHTDVLPRGTGFPARPPIIAGHEGAGVVEALGPGVTEPSVGSHVLLSFDHCGACENCLDGHPAYCRSFVQRNLTGTGTESGGRPVTDAEGKPVASRWFGQSSFATHAVVDVRNTVVVDPDLPLELLAPLGCGIQTGAGSILLALGVRAGSRVVVFGAGGVGLAAVMAARVAGAATIVAVDLHENRLDLAQELGATHVLVGSADDLPRQLRKITEGGADYVLDTTGVPEVIRDGVDSLRGRGTIGLVGAQSRDLVLGPAALSAGKNVMGILEGDAVPRRFLPQLIELWQQGRFPFERLVRTYPLSEINTAERDAASGVTVKPVLLPGS; from the coding sequence ATGCGCATGCAGGCAGCGGTACTCAGGGCCAGTGACGGGCCCTTCCTCGTCGAAGAGGTCGACATCGCCGATCCGGGGCCGGGGCAGGTGCTCGTGCGCATCGCCGCGGTGGGCTTCTGCCACACGGACGTGCTGCCGCGCGGCACGGGCTTTCCCGCCCGGCCGCCGATTATCGCGGGCCACGAAGGAGCCGGCGTGGTCGAGGCCCTCGGGCCGGGCGTGACCGAGCCGTCAGTGGGCTCGCACGTCCTGCTCTCGTTCGACCACTGCGGCGCCTGCGAGAACTGCCTGGACGGCCACCCCGCCTACTGCCGGTCGTTCGTCCAGCGCAACCTCACCGGCACCGGCACCGAGAGCGGTGGCCGGCCGGTGACCGACGCCGAGGGAAAGCCCGTCGCCTCGCGCTGGTTCGGCCAGTCCTCGTTCGCCACCCACGCCGTGGTGGACGTGCGCAACACGGTCGTCGTCGACCCGGATCTGCCGCTGGAGCTCCTCGCCCCACTCGGCTGCGGCATCCAGACCGGCGCCGGATCGATCCTGCTCGCTCTCGGCGTCCGCGCCGGTTCGCGCGTCGTGGTGTTCGGCGCGGGCGGCGTGGGGCTGGCGGCCGTCATGGCGGCCCGAGTCGCAGGGGCCGCCACGATCGTGGCGGTCGACCTGCACGAGAACCGGCTCGACCTGGCCCAGGAGCTCGGCGCGACTCACGTCCTGGTGGGCAGCGCCGACGACCTTCCTCGGCAGCTCCGCAAGATCACCGAGGGAGGAGCCGACTACGTCCTGGACACCACCGGGGTCCCGGAGGTGATCAGGGACGGGGTCGACAGCCTGCGGGGCAGGGGAACCATCGGCCTGGTCGGCGCCCAGTCCCGCGACCTCGTCCTGGGCCCCGCCGCTCTGTCCGCCGGCAAGAACGTGATGGGAATCCTGGAGGGCGACGCGGTACCCCGCCGCTTCCTTCCCCAGCTGATCGAGCTGTGGCAGCAGGGTCGCTTCCCCTTCGAACGCCTGGTGCGGACCTATCCGCTCAGCGAGATCAACACCGCCGAGCGGGATGCCGCGTCCGGCGTCACCGTCAAGCCCGTACTGCTTCCTGGGAGTTGA